A stretch of DNA from Dehalobacterium formicoaceticum:
TGATTATCAAAGAGGATGGTAAAATAATCTTCGCTTGCTAAGATTGTTCTTTCGGGAACAAAAAGAGTCTGAAGAGCGTCTAAGATAAAAGATAATTTTGGCATCAACAAGAAAATATTTGACTTCTTGTTAGACAGACGTATGGAAGAAAGGGAACGTAAGGCATGAAAAAATTTGGTTTTGCAGGGTTGGTTATTTTTTTATGGTGCAGTGTGTTAGGGGGAGGGGTGCTGGCCACTGGGAGTATTGCGGCATCCATTACCCTGACGGTCAATGACCGTTTGGCTTATTTGGATCAGCGGCCTGCGATGTTGGATGTGCCGGCATTGGTGGATCAAGGAGTTACCCTGGTACCGATGAGATTTGTGGGGGAAGCCCTGGGCAGTACGGTGCATTGGTCCCCGGAAAATCGCCGGATTACCATGAAGCAGGGAGTGAGCCAAGTTATTCTCGAGGTGGGAAAAACCACGGCTCAGGTGAATGGAGAGGATCAAGGGTTAATCATACCTCCTAAAATCAAAGATGGGAGAACCTTGGTACCCCTGAGATTTATTGCCCAGGCCTTTGGCTGTCAGGTAGATTACGAGAATCAAACGAAAAAGATTACCATTTCCCGACCCAATAATCCGCCTCAAAGTAATTTTACCGTGAACAAAACGGTAGCTGACGTGGGGGAAGAAATTGTTTATCAGGATTTAAGCACAGATCCGGATGGTGATGCCATTGTGGATCGGCTCTGGATGAATCAGAAAGAATACTTTTACGATCCGGGGATCTATGTGGTTTCGCTAAAAGTAAAGGACAGCCGGGGAACCTGGAGTGAATGGTTTGAGCAAACCATTGAGATTATCGGCGAGCCTAATACCAAGCCGGTGGCTCAGTTTAGCACCGACCGCACCAAGGTCTATGTGGATGAACCGATCCTTTACACTGACGAGAGCTTTGACCCGGACGGAGATGAAATTGTTGAATGGAATTGGCAAAACAAAAAGGATTCCTTTGCCATCCCAGGCACCTATTATGTCAGCCTGGAGGTTAAAGACCGACGGGGCGGCTGGAGTTCTAAATATTTGCAAGTCATTGAGGTTCTGGAAAAACCCAATGTACCTCCTGTAGCCAAGTTTTCTCTCCAAAGCACCACGATCGATCAAGGGGTAACCATTGCTTTTACCGATGAAAGCTTTGACCCGGATGGGGATGGGGTCACGGAAGTCCAATGGACGGGGAAACAAAGGGCTTATTTTAAAGCAGGGAAGGTACCTGTGACCTTAAAGGTGAAGGATGGCCGTGGCAAATGGTCGGAGCCCTTTACCGTAGAATTGAATGTGACCGATAAAGTGGTGATGACGGAGTTGGAATATAACCTTCATTACCCATTATCCGGGGAAATCGTTAACTTAAACGGGATTAACCCATTGAACTTTCCGGTTGTCAAGCCTGTTGCCAAAAGCTTCGACGATACGGTGCTCATCATATCCAACAGCCCGGAAACAGTAAAAGAAAGCGGGATCCTATATCAGGATACGGTATGCGGTTCCGTGCGCTTGATTTATTCACATAAAAATGTTTCCTCCGGCAAGAAGAAAGTTTATATTTTGGCGGAAAATCCAGGCATGAAAAATACTGTGATTACTGTGAATAAGAAGGGAACAGGCGGGCCATCCACGGATGATTTAGCCATCGGCAAAAATGGAGTGGCGCGGTTTTTATCATCAAATTTAAAGGATTCCTATACTTTGGCACCGGGACAGGTTATCGTATTGGACGGATCCGGAGCCGGAGGTATTCTTGCTACAAATCAAAGCATCTATGCTATGATGGATTTAACAACGACGGAGAATGTGAAGTTTACCTTTGTTATGGTAGATGCCGGAAGTGATGTTTTAACCACCTGCGCCGGTCTGCCAATTCTGGAGCGGGATGTGCACCAAAGAGGGACTTTTTTTGGGGCTAACCGAACCTATCAATTGGATGTAACAGGGGATCAACCGGTACGGTTCTCTCTCGCCGACAGCAACTCCGATTATCATCTGGGTGGAATGGATGCGATTACCGGACAGCAAGTGATCAATAAGGGGAATTATGGCTTGATGTATAAATTAGTCATCAATGCCGGGTCCAGAATGGGATTATTAACAAATCCCCGGGGTGGCTTGTTTATGGGTGCAGGAATGCTTCCGGACGGTTCTGTTTATGGACTGCCCAATACCGGCTTTGTTTCCAACGGTACCCAAGCGGTGATGAATCTGGTTATGAATCAAT
This window harbors:
- a CDS encoding copper amine oxidase N-terminal domain-containing protein, whose translation is MKKFGFAGLVIFLWCSVLGGGVLATGSIAASITLTVNDRLAYLDQRPAMLDVPALVDQGVTLVPMRFVGEALGSTVHWSPENRRITMKQGVSQVILEVGKTTAQVNGEDQGLIIPPKIKDGRTLVPLRFIAQAFGCQVDYENQTKKITISRPNNPPQSNFTVNKTVADVGEEIVYQDLSTDPDGDAIVDRLWMNQKEYFYDPGIYVVSLKVKDSRGTWSEWFEQTIEIIGEPNTKPVAQFSTDRTKVYVDEPILYTDESFDPDGDEIVEWNWQNKKDSFAIPGTYYVSLEVKDRRGGWSSKYLQVIEVLEKPNVPPVAKFSLQSTTIDQGVTIAFTDESFDPDGDGVTEVQWTGKQRAYFKAGKVPVTLKVKDGRGKWSEPFTVELNVTDKVVMTELEYNLHYPLSGEIVNLNGINPLNFPVVKPVAKSFDDTVLIISNSPETVKESGILYQDTVCGSVRLIYSHKNVSSGKKKVYILAENPGMKNTVITVNKKGTGGPSTDDLAIGKNGVARFLSSNLKDSYTLAPGQVIVLDGSGAGGILATNQSIYAMMDLTTTENVKFTFVMVDAGSDVLTTCAGLPILERDVHQRGTFFGANRTYQLDVTGDQPVRFSLADSNSDYHLGGMDAITGQQVINKGNYGLMYKLVINAGSRMGLLTNPRGGLFMGAGMLPDGSVYGLPNTGFVSNGTQAVMNLVMNQYDQSEFLFTPPVSSYMPVMFLFVPY